In the genome of Juglans microcarpa x Juglans regia isolate MS1-56 chromosome 6S, Jm3101_v1.0, whole genome shotgun sequence, the window ACATTCAAAGAAAACATTATTATCACATGTAAATTGACTAACAAATAATAAGTTTTCTGAATGAGAGGAACATGAAGAAGTTGTttcaaaaattactttttagaAGGAATTGGAATGATAGAGACACCAGTGTGTGAAATGGATAAGCTTACCCCATTGCCGACTTTGATTTGATCATTGCCCACAAACAGAAAGCAACATCGACGAACATAGAGGGATAGTTTGTATAGATGGAAGAAGGCATGAGGAAGATGACGAAAGGTGTTGAGAATCTTCGCCGAGAAAACGAAGCTTTGAGGAGAAACAACACTGAGTTGCAAAATAAGGTGAGGCCGAGTAGGAACGAGCAGGAAGAATCCCAGAGCACAGGCAAGGTATACGCCGAcgaggaaggaagaaagaaagaagatgcaTCAAGAGCTACGTCGCCTCATGGACAAATACAAGGAGATGGTGAAGAAGATGGGAGCCTCCTTGTCAGTTAATCAGTTGCTTACCAACACAGAATTAACTTACAGTGCTGAGGTGATGGTTGGGCCGCTACCACGAAGTTTAGAATCCCCCAGATGGACATGTACAGCGGGTCTAGGGACCCCCTTAAGCGTCTAGAAACCTTTAAAACTCATATGACCCTGCACGGTTTTCTAGGGAAAATTGTTAGTAGGGCCTTCCCACTGACCTTGAAGGGGCTGCGACGGGATGGTTCAGGTTGTTGGCACCTAGGTCAATCGAAAACTATGGAGAACTAGCATGCATGTTCCTCACGCAGTTCATGGCTAGCAAGAGGAGAAAACGCCCAGCCACGTACCTTCTAACCGTGAAACAGATGGAGGATGAAAGTCCGAAAGCATACTTGGTCAGGTTCAACAAAGAGTGTATGACGAGGGACGATCAGGATAAGAAGATCACCCTGGCCGCACTCCTTGGGAGCGTATGGCCCCGAAACCCGTTCATGACTGAGTTGGCAAGAAAAATTCCCACCACCCTACGGAAATTCATGGACCAGGCCGATGGTTTCATCAATTCCGAACACATGCTCTGGGCCCAAACGGCGCCCATGAAGACACAATTGGAAGAGGCTAATAGAATGGCCAAGGCCCCAGAGAAGGCCAAAAAGGGACAACAAGACAAGAAGCTAGATGATGCACCCCCTTGAGAGGCCTAAGACCCCGATATGACAAAATCACATTGTCTGTATAAGAAGAAAGCAGGCCAACTACCCAGGAAGCTGGCCGCCGCTACTGCACCAACCACCAAACTAATACTCACAATACTGCCAACTGTATCTACCTCAGGACAAAAGGGGAAGAGGAGAGGCACCCCGCCACCCAACACCAAACTAACTAGTAAAGGGAGCGGGAGTGAAGCCAGAGAGGATTCGACAGGCCAAGAAGAACTGAAAACCCCGGAAGACTACAGGTGGAGCGAGAGCCTCTGCACCTCGGACACCAACCCGCAGAAACTGCCCCCTGGGAGAGATTAGAACTATTGCTAGGGGTTCGCTGATGGAGGTCCAACTTCCTCCGGCAGGAAAGCACATGATAGGAAGGCCCAATACGAGGAAGTGTAACTAACAGACCATCGTCCGTCCATGCAAAGGATGAGCGCCAACGCACCTATCATCTCCTTCGACGAAGAAACGAGGAAGGGGTCCTTTACCCCCATGACAATACTCTAGTGGTGACCATGCTTGTTGCCAACTTCACAACTAAGAGAATCTTCATCAACAACGGCAACTCCGCGGACATTCTCTTTTGGGATGCTTTCACCCAGATGGAGATTGGTCCCGCCCGAAAGTTGAAAGGGTTTTCGGGGGACATGGTTCAACCAGTGGGAACCATCACCCTATCAATCCTGGCCGGCAAAGCCCCTCACACGGCCTTGACGATTGCCAACTTCATAGTGATGAAGGCCCCCTCATCATACAACACCATACTGGGGTGGCTGACCCTCAACAACTTGAAGGTGGTAACTTCAACTTACCACCTAATAGTGAAGTTCCCGACAGCTGTGAGAGTGGGGGAAATCCGAGGCGAACAAGTGTTAGCACATGAGAGTGCAGGAGTTGAAATCGGTGAAGGGGGAGGTTCACACGATGGAAGCTACGGGCCACGACAACGTCCCACCACCTATTCCCCAAGTTTGCCACTAGAGAAGAATAGGTCAGGGATGAGCAGACCTTTAGACAAGTGGAGACAAACAAACCGCTGGAGTTAGCTCCCCTAGATCCAAGCTGCCTTGAGACCACGATCCGAATCGGTAGCAAAATAGGACCCGATATATGGCAAGCCATGAAGCAACTCCTCACAGAGCACCGAGATATGTTTGCCTAGGGCAACAAGAAAATGCCCGGGATCAATCCCGCCACAATCAAACACCACGTTTGCATGGACCCCGTGTCCAAGAAGGTCAGGCAGAAGAGTCGGAGTTTCAACGCCGAGAAATGTGCCTCCATTACCGAGGAAGTCGACATCCTCTTAGCGGCAAGGTTCATACAATAAGCACACCCAAACTAGTTATCCAATATCGTGCTGGTGAATAAGGTCAACGACAAATGGAGAATGTATGTCGACTTCACTGATCTGAACAAAACTTGCCCAAAAGACAGCTTTCCCTGATAGACTTGATAGTGAATCCGCATGGATTTTGAGTTTCATGGATGCTTATTAAGGATACAACTAGATTCGTATGAACCCCGACGATGAGGAGAAAACATCATGCTTCACGAATGGGCTATACTTCTACACGATCATGTCTTTCAGCCTAAAAGATGTAGGGGCCACTTACTAATGGCTGGTCAATTGCATGTGCAAGGAGCAAATAGCTTAGAACATAGAAGTCTACGTGGAAGACTTGCTCATCAAGAGCAGAACCCCAAAACAACACCTAGTCAACCTGTGTGAGGCCTTTGCAGTGCTGCGGGCGGCGCTACCAGATGAAGCTCAATCCGGTGAAGTGTGCATTCGGCATCTAGTCCTGGAAGTTTCTAGGCTTCATGTTCTCCGAACAAGAAATAGATCAACCCAGAAAAGGTGGAGGCCATACTCAACATGGCCCCACCTCAGAATATTAACAACGTACAAAGGCTTACTGGGCTGGTGGCGGCCCTAAATAGGTTCGTGTCCCACTCAACGGACAAGTGCTTACCATTTTTCAAAGTGCTCCAAAAGCCACGGACTTGAGACAGCGAGTACAACCAGGCATTCAAGACCCTCAAGTAGTACCTCGCCAACCTACCACTACTCTGTCAAGCCGAACCAAGAGAAGCCTTGAGCCTGTATCTTTCCTTCTCTCGACACGTAGTCTGCGCGGCCTTGGTACGAGACTTGAAGGGTTCCCAAAAGCTGGTGCACTACACCAGCCTAGCTTTTCGAGGAGTAGAGGTAAGATACCCTAGTAATGACTTCGCCCTGGTAATGACTGCACGACAGTTGAGGCCATACCTCCAATCACACCTGATATGGGTTCTGACTGAAGCCCCCTAAAAAGGATCTTGCAAAGACCAAATGTCTCAGGCCAGTTGATGAAGTGGGCGATAGAGCTGAATGAATTCGACATCAAATATGTCCCCAGAAATACCGTGAAAGGGCAAATGCTGCCAGACTTCATTGTAGAGTTCACTGGTTTCCCAAAAGAGGTCTGAGATCACCTCCCATGAATTCCTGGCATGTCTTCGTCAATGGTTCATCATGCCGAGCTGGCGGGGGAGTAGGGATGCATATTTTTATAGAcactaaagaagaaaataactgCGCCATTAGGCTAGCATTCAAAAACACCAACAACGAAGTAAAGTATGAAGTGTTGTTAGCCGATTAGTAGTCACCGAGTCTCAGGAGCCAAAGTAGTGGAAGTAAGTGCTAACTCCCATGTGGTCGTCAACCAAGTCTGGGGGAGTTCACCACAAAGAgtgagaagatgaagaaatacTTGATACTGGTGGGGGAAAGACGCAACCACTTCTAGTATTTTGAAATTTAGCAGGTGCCTAGGGCCAAGAACCAGAAGGTCGACAGGTTGGCACAAGCCGCATTTGGGCTAGAAGATGCCCCTCTGCCAGAGCATACCGTGATCAGAATGGTAGAAATGCCCGCAGTTGGAGTTGAGATCTCAAAAATAAGGTCAGGTGCTCCAGAATGGGCCATGGAGAAAATCAAATACTTGGATGCCAATAAACTGCCTGACAATAAATGGGAGGTGAGGAAAATCAAGAACAGAGTAGCATGCTTCACCCTTGTGGACGAAGTCATGTACAGGTAAGGTTACTCCACGTAGGGCCTAAAATGTGTCTCGTCTGAAGAAGCACAGTACGTCCTTGCAGAGATACACGAATAGATGTGTAATAATAGttatacataaaacttatcttatggcCTAATCTTAGGATCAGGTTGTTACAAGGAGTCACCGACCCCCTCAGGTGGGGAACCAGATAAGGCCCTGGCGGCACCTACAACGTCATCCTCTTGCGCACCCTCGGGCGTTTCAGCAACCTCCTTCACAGCTTCGTCCACAAGATCAATATAGGCACAACCTCTTAGGGGACTACGGCTTCCTCAACATCCCCTTAAGTCACCGGCTCCCGAGGAACCTCCCGCTCATCCACTGCATTGTCGGTCGACACCTGCCTGGATGGGCGCTCCAAGTCCTCGCCACCTAACAGTTCTGCGTCCCTAGACCCCTATGCTCTACCTCGGCCCTCAGCCTCCATCTCAGGTGAGGTCGCAAGCACCTCACTAACCTCCAGTGCCACCACTAAGGCCTTAGTCTCAAGCGGAACCGCAAAGACCTCCAGTGCCTCCACCACAGCCTCCGTCTCGGGAGGAACAGCAGAGACCTCCCTAACCTCTAGTATAGCCACCACTGCCTCCATCTCAGACACAGCCGTAGGTACCTTACCCACCTCAAGAACCACCTCCTCGGTCGTCGACTCCAGCACTGAGCCAGCTCCCCCTCCCACCGAAAAAATGTATGAGGCCCCAATCTCAATCAAAAGGGCCACCTCTAAAGGCGCTTCCGTCGGGGTGACTTCATGCTCGGGGAGTAATCGAAGGGAGACTTGGGGATAGAGACCCTGTCCTCACTGAGATCGAAAATGAAGGGGTGGTCAACATCCACAACCTCGCCTGCCTCTGCCTGTTCCCCGACAGCAAGGGACCCCACACTCCCTTTCATGTACTCATCGGCCTCCAGGGAGGGGATCATTCCTATGTCAATCTCAAGCAGAAGAATGATGATCTGGGACTCCCTAAGGGCAGGCTCCAAAAGGGCCCAATAGAACCGCAACTCCAGCTCATCCTCTCCCTGAGTGAGGAACTCGGCCCTCCAGCGTTGCCCAGCGGAGTAAGAGATGACACGGCCTGGGAGACGACAAAAGGGACAACAATCCAGGGAGCTTCAGCCATCTCGCTTTCCGGACCCCTAACGATAGGATGGACTAGGCTGCCCCCATGACGACAATCTTGGGAGTAATCTTGGGAGCAAAAGTTGGCAGGATGGAGATGGTCCTGGCCAAGAAACGACAACAGGAGCGCCAAAGGGGCCCATCGATACACCTGAGGAATGTCGCCCACCACGAGAGGACTGTCCGATAGGGGGTGGTAGAGTCGAGTCCGAACTCTTGTCTCCAGACTCCTCAGCCCGGACTTCTTCCCCTTTTCCCTCCAATGACGAGCTATGAGGTCTCTTATGATCTAGGGGAGCTGGGGACCTTAGAGGGATGTGACAATCTTCATAGCAAGTGCACGCCAAGGGGGCCAGGTATCAGCCTATGTTGGCCTCGGTCAGCACGGCGTCAATGTAAACGTCATGTGATGTGACTGCACCCAAGCTCAAATAGTCCCCAATCAAGCCTCGTCCTCCTTCATTGGGATTGCTCGAACCTCTCTGTCCTTCGAACGACCCCCCAGACAATGCATACAGGGAACTCCCACCCCTTAGCGGACACTGAGAAGAATCGTCGAGTCCAGCCCTTGACACGCCTAAACCACGACTACAGCCAGGTAACCATCGACCCATTACGGGAGCAGAAGCTACACAGGTTCCCCTCCAACCTCAGCAAATTGTGGGTGAGGAGGAACTCCTGAACAGTAAGGTCCAGGTAGTCTGTCTCCGTGCCTTCTAGCACCCACCACCAAATGATGCAACAGTACACCAAGATCCTCCACGCGTTGGGGTGGAGTTCTGAAGGAGCCAAGTGAAGGTAGTCCAGCACATCGCAGACCGACCGACAGAAAGGAAGCTGCAGTCCGTTGGAGAACATGGTGGGGCTATAGGGTCACTTTCGTGGCGTAACCCTTAGAATCCATGACCCCTTGGTAGGCCACCGGGACCTCGAGGTTAACAGAGTTCGAGGACACCTCTGACCTCCAGTTATGTCCCTCGAAGGACTGGGACTCGGTCTGGACCTTGGGAGGGGGGTCCAAGCCTCCTGGAGTCCAAGAGGACTCTTACGAGTGAGCGGGGTGTGAGCCCTGGTTAGTAGCACGGGAGGCATTCTTAAGGAccatgaaaagaaagagaagagttGGTCAGAAGATAGCAGAAGGAAAAAAGGGAGCAAAAAGGCAAGAGGGCAAGGGAACGCGGGAATTCAAAAGCTTCGGGAGAAAATAAAGGCAAACAG includes:
- the LOC121236622 gene encoding uncharacterized protein LOC121236622, giving the protein MLVANFTTKRIFINNGNSADILFWDAFTQMEIGPARKLKGFSGDMVQPVGTITLSILAGKAPHTALTIANFIVMKAPSSYNTILGWLTLNNLKVVTSTYHLIVKFPTAVRVGEIRGEQVLAHESAGVEIGEGGGSHDGSYGPRQRPTTYSPSLPLEKNRSGMSRPLDKWRQTNRWS